A DNA window from Zingiber officinale cultivar Zhangliang chromosome 3A, Zo_v1.1, whole genome shotgun sequence contains the following coding sequences:
- the LOC122051422 gene encoding uncharacterized protein LOC122051422: MAVSHADLSQKTQWRWRSELGSQFALLFVFLSVIAGLVAFVLCLAAEASRSEATWFALSEEGNGRKSSVCVYDSSGRTPLGCAVTAFLLMAVAMLAEHAYLLVAVDSSSKHPFYVSWPQSQPPPPPSAIPHDPHTPATAAVAATTITRQACCLFLTAWICFAVAEVLLLIGIGVEAGHISNWRKPKPECQVTRPGLFAAAGIFGLISVLLGVGVYLTALQMQRLQQQQQAHAAGPRLQFPLPAPSAPAVTQPQQHGEKTSTSA; the protein is encoded by the exons ATGGCCGTTTCGCACGCCGACCTTTCGCAGAAGACGCAGTGGCGCTGGCGATCTGAGCTCGGCAGTCAGTTCGCCCTCCTCTTCGTCTTCCTTTCCGTGATTGCCGGCCTCGTCGCCTTCGTGCTCTGTCTCGCCGCCGAGGCCTCCCGCTCAGAG GCGACGTGGTTCGCGCTGAGCGAGGAGGGCAACGGGAGGAAGAGCTCCGTGTGCGTCTACGACAGCAGCGGGCGGACGCCGCTGGGCTGCGCCGTCACTGCATTCTTGCTGATGGCGGTGGCTATGCTCGCAGAACACGCCTACTTGTTGGTCGCCGTTGACTCGTCTTCCAAGCACCCGTTCTATGTCTCCTGGCCACAGTCACAGCCGCCTCCGCCCCCCTCTGCGATACCTCACGATCCGCACACACCGGCCACCGCCGCCGTCGCCGCCACCACCATCACGCGGCAGGCCTGCTGCCTCTTCCTCACCGCCTG GATCTGCTTTGCCGTCGCTGAGGTTCTCCTCCTCATCGGCATCGGcgtggaggccggccacatcagCAACTGGAGGAAGCCGAAGCCGGAATGCCAAGTCACCCGGCCGGGATTGTTCGCGGCTGCCGGAATTTTCGGCCTAATCTCCGTGCTCCTCGGAGTCGGGGTGTACCTCACGGCGTTGCAGATGCAGAGGCTGCAGCAGCAGCAACAGGCTCATGCCGCCGGCCCGCGGCTTCAGTTTCCTCTTCCCGCTCCGAGCGCGCCGGCGGTGACGCAGCCGCAACAGCACGGCGAAAAAACTTCCACCTCTGCTTAA
- the LOC122051424 gene encoding calvin cycle protein CP12-1, chloroplastic-like, whose protein sequence is MAAASFPGAVKGLVSAKARLSEPLRGGSRSLLVLYPRRGGMALVASATPLELSEKVAESIKNAEETCAGDAASGECAAAWDEVEELSAAASHARDKLKANSDPLDNYCNDNPETDECRTYED, encoded by the coding sequence ATGGCAGCGGCCTCGTTCCCCGGGGCGGTCAAAGGGCTCGTCTCCGCCAAGGCGAGGCTCTCCGAGCCCCTACGAGGAGGTAGCAGGAGTCTCCTCGTCCTCTACCCGCGCAGAGGCGGCATGGCACTGGTGGCGTCGGCGACGCCGCTGGAGCTGTCGGAGAAGGTAGCGGAGAGCATTAAAAACGCAGAAGAGACGTGCGCCGGAGACGCGGCGAGCGGGGAGTGCGCCGCGGCGTGGGACGAAGTGGAGGAGCTGAGCGCGGCGGCCAGCCACGCGAGGGACAAGCTCAAAGCCAACTCCGACCCTCTGGATAATTACTGCAACGACAACCCCGAGACCGACGAGTGCCGTACCTACGAAGACTAG
- the LOC122051423 gene encoding 40S ribosomal protein S9-2-like, whose translation MVHVSFYRNYGKTFKKPRRPYEKERLDAELKLVGEYGLRCKRELWRVQYALSRIRNAARELLTLDEKNPRRIFEGEALLRRMNRYGLLNEGQNKLDYVLALTVENFLERRLQTLVFKSGMAKSIHHARVLIRQRHIRVGRQVVNIPSFMVRVDSGKHIDFSLMSPFGGGRPGRVKRKNQKAAAKKAAGGDDEEDEE comes from the exons ATGGTTCACGTCAGTTTCTACAGAAACT ATGGGAAGACATTTAAGAAGCCTCGTCGTCCCTATGAGAAGGAGAGGCTTGATGCGGAACTGAAGTTGGTCGGTGAGTATGGGCTTCGCTGCAAGCGGGAACTCTGGAGGGTGCAGTATGCACTGAGCAGGATTCGAAATGCTGCAAGGGAGCTTTTGACACTTGATGAAAAGAACCCTCGTCGTATTTTTGAAGGAGAGGCTCTCCTTCGCCGGATGAACCGCTATGGACTCCTTAATGAAGGACAGAACAAGCTTGATTATGTCCTTGCCCTCACTGTTGAGAACTTCTTGGAGCGTCGTCTTCAGACTCTTGTCTTTAAGTCAGGGATGGCAAAGTCTATTCACCATGCAAGGGTCCTCATCAGACAGCGCCATATAAG AGTTGGTAGGCAGGTGGTCAACATCCCATCATTCATGGTGAGGGTTGATTCAGGAAAGCACATCGACTTCTCCTTGATGAGTCCATTCGGTGGTGGCCGCCCTGGAAGGGTGAAGAGAAAGAACCAAAAGGCTGCGGCAAAGAAGGCTGCTGGCGGtgatgatgaagaagatgaagaatga